From a region of the Streptomyces sp. B21-083 genome:
- the dtd gene encoding D-aminoacyl-tRNA deacylase, which translates to MRAVVQRVDGASVVVDGEVTGEIAGEGLCVLVGVTHEDTKEKAAQLARKLWSIRMLADEKSCSDIDAPLLVISQFTLYGDARKGRRPTWNAAAPGDVAEPLVDEVVAQLRSLGATVATGRFGAQMRVTLTNDGPFTVLLEM; encoded by the coding sequence ATGCGTGCAGTGGTGCAGAGAGTGGACGGCGCGAGCGTCGTCGTGGACGGTGAGGTGACCGGCGAGATCGCGGGCGAGGGCCTGTGCGTCCTCGTCGGGGTCACACACGAGGACACCAAGGAGAAGGCGGCCCAACTGGCCCGCAAACTCTGGTCGATTCGCATGCTGGCGGACGAGAAGTCGTGCTCCGACATCGACGCCCCGCTGCTCGTCATCAGCCAGTTCACCCTGTACGGCGACGCCCGCAAGGGCCGCCGCCCCACCTGGAACGCGGCGGCCCCGGGCGACGTCGCCGAACCGCTCGTCGACGAGGTGGTCGCCCAACTCCGGTCCCTGGGCGCGACGGTGGCGACGGGCCGCTTCGGCGCCCAGATGCGGGTGACCCTGACGAACGACGGCCCGTTCACCGTGCTCCTGGAGATGTGA
- a CDS encoding GntR family transcriptional regulator codes for MVVTQENGTVNGSRRQSPQEIATALRDRIRTGDLRPGERLPTQADLAEEFGVERGAVREALRILHAERLLTNGGKGSPPRVAEAIPPREGPQPTMVGLAPRLTEAFSAPHVRVDAACLTAETLMLAVGESVRLVHEGRIRPKSIDVRILLPSRDITLAFPVPVEGRSEDDPVHQRWLAQRNAQGHVLRHNLLALRSSHGIDVHVTFRALPFTPPVKLYLLNGTEALLAYYMIARREEPMESGTLDMYDTLGAESLLFPFGKGAGERDTAFVEQSQKWFDALWETITTDLTLS; via the coding sequence TTGGTCGTGACTCAGGAGAACGGGACAGTGAACGGCAGCAGAAGACAGTCGCCCCAGGAGATCGCAACCGCCCTGCGTGACCGCATCCGCACCGGCGATCTACGACCCGGCGAACGGCTGCCCACCCAGGCCGACCTGGCCGAGGAGTTCGGCGTCGAGCGAGGTGCCGTACGGGAGGCGTTGCGCATCCTGCACGCCGAGCGACTGCTCACCAACGGCGGCAAGGGCAGCCCGCCGCGCGTCGCCGAGGCGATCCCGCCCCGGGAGGGCCCCCAGCCGACGATGGTGGGGCTGGCGCCGCGACTGACGGAGGCGTTCTCGGCCCCGCACGTCCGAGTCGACGCCGCCTGCCTCACCGCGGAGACCCTGATGCTGGCCGTAGGCGAATCGGTCCGGCTGGTCCACGAGGGCCGCATCCGCCCGAAGTCGATCGACGTACGCATCCTGCTGCCGTCCCGGGACATCACGCTGGCCTTCCCGGTCCCTGTCGAAGGCCGCAGCGAGGACGACCCGGTCCACCAGCGGTGGCTCGCCCAGCGCAACGCCCAGGGCCATGTGCTCCGCCACAACCTGCTGGCCCTGCGCTCGTCGCACGGCATCGACGTACATGTGACGTTCCGCGCACTGCCGTTCACCCCACCGGTGAAGCTGTACCTGCTCAACGGGACGGAGGCGCTGCTCGCGTACTACATGATCGCCCGCCGCGAGGAGCCGATGGAGAGCGGGACGCTCGACATGTACGACACCCTGGGCGCCGAGTCGCTGCTCTTCCCGTTCGGCAAGGGTGCGGGCGAACGGGACACGGCGTTCGTCGAGCAATCCCAGAAGTGGTTCGACGCCCTCTGGGAAACCATCACGACGGACCTGACACTCTCCTAG
- a CDS encoding winged helix-turn-helix domain-containing protein, whose protein sequence is MEPQTSHRDVADALRTRIRSGELRPGQRMPTQARLAQEFGVERGAVREALRILHTERLLTNVSKGSPATVASTPGPVPTGPAAPPLPTTVALAPRIADAFAVPHVKIDALCLTSVSLTLAIGEPLRQIHAGRLNPARIDVRVLLPSRDIDLAFPAPVELADGSPAGASATGRLQRRWLTHRNAQGQVLRHNLLALRGTHGIDVRVSFRALPFTPPVKLYLLNGTEALFAYYTLTRSEAEIDHEQVEMYDAEGVRSMLFAFERGAGLRDTTFVEQSHLWFDALWETISSELVLTP, encoded by the coding sequence GTGGAGCCTCAGACGTCACACCGTGACGTGGCCGACGCCCTGCGCACCCGGATCAGGTCCGGTGAGCTGCGGCCGGGTCAGCGCATGCCCACCCAGGCCAGGCTGGCCCAGGAGTTCGGCGTCGAGCGAGGTGCCGTACGGGAGGCGCTGCGCATCCTGCACACCGAGCGGCTGCTGACCAACGTCAGCAAGGGGAGTCCCGCGACGGTCGCTTCCACTCCCGGACCGGTGCCGACCGGCCCCGCCGCCCCGCCGCTGCCCACCACAGTCGCCCTCGCGCCCCGTATCGCGGACGCCTTCGCGGTGCCGCATGTGAAGATCGACGCCCTCTGTCTGACGTCCGTCTCGCTCACCCTCGCCATCGGGGAGCCGCTGCGCCAGATCCACGCCGGACGGCTGAATCCGGCCAGGATCGACGTCCGGGTGCTGCTGCCGAGCCGGGACATCGACCTCGCGTTCCCGGCGCCGGTGGAACTCGCGGACGGCTCCCCGGCCGGGGCCTCGGCCACCGGCCGGCTGCAGCGCCGCTGGCTGACCCACCGCAACGCCCAGGGCCAGGTGCTCCGGCACAACCTGCTGGCCCTGCGCGGCACGCACGGTATCGATGTGCGCGTCTCCTTCCGGGCCCTGCCGTTCACGCCACCGGTGAAGCTGTACCTGCTCAACGGGACGGAGGCGCTCTTCGCGTACTACACGCTGACGAGGAGCGAGGCGGAGATCGACCACGAGCAGGTGGAGATGTACGACGCCGAGGGTGTCAGGTCGATGCTGTTCGCGTTCGAGCGGGGCGCCGGCCTGCGCGACACGACGTTCGTGGAGCAGTCGCACCTGTGGTTCGACGCACTGTGGGAGACGATCAGTTCGGAGCTGGTGCTCACCCCGTGA
- the ygfZ gene encoding CAF17-like 4Fe-4S cluster assembly/insertion protein YgfZ, with product MKSPLLSLPGAVSAEGVDEGVAGHYGELFREQRALAEGVGFVDLSHRGVLTVTGDDRLSWLHLLLTQHVSDLPVGQATEALVLSAHGHIEHALYLVDDGTTTWAHVEPGTQEALIAYLESMKFFYRVEVADRTDEFAVVHLPAGAIAEVPDGVAVRETPYGRDLFLPRDELESYAEKAGPAAGLLAYEALRVEQHRPRLGFETDHRTIPHELGWIGTAVHLQKGCYRGQETVARVQNLGKPPRRLVFLHLDGSEVHLPPAGTELRLADDGPDGRKIGFITTSVRHHELGPVALALVKRNVAVDARLVADTTAAAQEVVVEP from the coding sequence ATGAAGAGCCCTCTGCTGTCCCTGCCCGGCGCCGTTTCCGCCGAGGGTGTGGACGAAGGTGTCGCCGGCCACTACGGCGAACTGTTCCGCGAGCAGCGTGCGCTCGCCGAGGGCGTCGGCTTCGTCGACCTCTCCCACCGCGGCGTGCTCACCGTCACCGGCGACGACCGGCTGAGCTGGCTGCATCTGCTGCTCACCCAGCACGTCAGTGACCTGCCCGTCGGCCAGGCCACCGAGGCGCTGGTGCTGTCCGCGCACGGTCACATCGAGCACGCGCTGTATCTGGTCGACGACGGCACGACCACCTGGGCCCATGTGGAGCCGGGAACGCAGGAGGCGCTGATCGCCTACCTGGAGTCGATGAAGTTCTTCTACCGGGTCGAGGTCGCCGACCGGACGGACGAGTTCGCGGTCGTCCACCTCCCCGCGGGCGCCATCGCGGAGGTCCCTGACGGCGTCGCCGTACGCGAGACCCCGTACGGGCGTGATCTGTTCCTTCCCCGGGACGAGCTGGAGTCGTACGCCGAGAAGGCCGGGCCGGCGGCGGGGCTGCTGGCGTACGAGGCGCTGCGGGTCGAGCAGCACCGGCCGCGGCTCGGCTTCGAGACCGACCACCGGACCATCCCGCACGAGCTGGGCTGGATCGGCACGGCGGTGCATCTGCAGAAGGGCTGCTACCGGGGCCAGGAGACGGTCGCCCGGGTCCAGAACCTGGGGAAGCCGCCGCGTCGGCTCGTCTTCCTGCACCTGGACGGCAGCGAGGTCCATCTGCCGCCGGCCGGCACGGAACTGCGGCTCGCGGACGACGGACCCGACGGGCGCAAGATCGGGTTCATCACGACGTCCGTACGGCATCACGAGCTGGGGCCGGTCGCGCTCGCGCTGGTGAAGCGGAACGTGGCGGTGGACGCGCGGCTGGTCGCCGACACGACGGCCGCCGCACAGGAGGTCGTGGTCGAGCCGTAG
- a CDS encoding RsiG family protein, with product MTTPSTGRPHTAARPPAQRNAGPATPATPATPAVPVAPVTSISSLLAPAPPGHDLTVLRLSELRALRRDAQRDEADLSYVRRMLQGRIDILRAELARRGPTSVVAVGEGSVVERLSEILTDAPARHRSSARHVTLQTPHSEEYGQLAAEMLAEVELSDLAARTDPELTAAMGRLVGYEQQVSQRRQGLQRTADDCSGEIARRYREGEAQVEDLLI from the coding sequence ATGACCACACCGAGTACCGGGCGGCCTCATACGGCCGCCCGGCCGCCCGCGCAGCGCAACGCAGGCCCGGCCACTCCGGCCACTCCGGCCACTCCGGCCGTTCCGGTCGCTCCGGTCACGTCGATCAGTTCGCTGCTGGCTCCCGCGCCGCCCGGCCACGACCTCACCGTGCTGCGGCTGTCCGAGCTGCGCGCCCTGCGCCGGGACGCCCAGCGAGACGAGGCCGACCTCAGTTACGTACGGCGGATGCTGCAGGGGCGCATCGACATCCTGCGGGCGGAACTGGCGCGGCGCGGGCCCACGTCCGTGGTCGCGGTGGGGGAGGGGTCGGTCGTCGAGCGGCTGTCGGAGATCCTGACGGACGCCCCGGCCCGGCACCGGTCGTCGGCGCGGCACGTGACCCTGCAGACGCCGCACAGCGAGGAGTACGGGCAGCTCGCGGCCGAGATGCTCGCCGAGGTGGAGCTGTCGGACCTGGCCGCGCGGACGGACCCGGAGCTGACGGCGGCGATGGGCCGGCTCGTGGGGTACGAGCAGCAGGTCTCCCAGCGGCGGCAGGGGTTGCAGCGGACGGCGGACGACTGCAGCGGGGAGATCGCCCGGCGGTACCGGGAGGGCGAGGCACAGGTGGAGGACCTGCTGATCTGA
- a CDS encoding GntR family transcriptional regulator, which yields MDRKRYGRSVGHEGGQQATDGGGREFDRVADELRHRMTGGEYPLGSLMPPQRDLAAEFGVSRDTVQRVLRELRNEGWIESRQGSGSRVVKTQRIQSSTARATRSRQAVTLGPLISEAFEQPEVTLDVYTLTSETLDAHIRLQAERIRAKVIVPQRIALRMLLPSDTESLPYPRGIDPKDDPLLRNRLRDITGRHTDSLRGVLAELTAEKLVPQIDLQVRHAPLTPAFKLYLINGDEALHGMYAVIRRPVVVDKRKTVEALDVLGLGATLTHHVRDGDPNSPGSTFVESMQNWFDSVWGLLSEESGTVR from the coding sequence ATGGACCGGAAGCGGTACGGTCGGAGTGTGGGACACGAGGGCGGGCAGCAGGCCACTGACGGCGGCGGCAGGGAGTTCGACCGGGTGGCCGACGAGCTGCGGCACCGGATGACGGGCGGGGAGTACCCGCTGGGATCCCTGATGCCCCCACAGCGAGACCTCGCCGCCGAGTTCGGGGTCTCCCGTGACACCGTCCAGCGTGTTCTGAGGGAGCTGCGCAACGAGGGCTGGATCGAGTCCCGGCAGGGCAGCGGCTCCCGGGTCGTCAAGACGCAGCGCATCCAGTCCTCGACGGCCAGGGCCACCAGGTCGCGTCAGGCCGTGACGCTGGGGCCGCTCATCAGCGAGGCGTTCGAACAGCCCGAAGTCACCCTGGACGTCTACACGTTGACGTCCGAGACCCTGGACGCGCACATCCGTCTCCAGGCGGAACGGATCAGGGCCAAGGTCATCGTCCCGCAGCGCATCGCACTGCGCATGCTGCTGCCGTCCGACACGGAGTCCCTGCCCTACCCGAGGGGGATCGACCCGAAGGACGACCCGCTCCTGCGCAACCGGCTCCGCGACATCACCGGCCGTCACACCGATTCACTGCGCGGAGTACTGGCGGAGCTGACGGCCGAGAAGCTGGTCCCGCAGATCGACCTGCAGGTCCGGCACGCGCCGCTGACCCCGGCCTTCAAGCTCTACCTGATCAACGGCGACGAAGCGCTCCACGGCATGTACGCGGTGATCCGGCGTCCGGTGGTGGTGGACAAGCGGAAGACGGTCGAGGCCCTCGACGTCCTGGGCCTGGGTGCGACGCTGACGCACCATGTACGGGACGGTGACCCGAACTCGCCGGGCTCCACCTTTGTTGAGAGCATGCAGAACTGGTTCGACTCGGTCTGGGGCCTGCTTTCCGAGGAGTCCGGAACCGTGCGCTAG
- a CDS encoding GNAT family N-acetyltransferase, producing MTPRAEIDIRTVNEDGLREWVRALRTGFLRSPEVTDVDLEANRGAFRPGRSLGAYDGERCVATFRSFPQELSVGGGVSVPADAISNVTVSPTHRRRGILTRMMARDLAAAKERGDVVATLIAAEYPIYGRYGFGPATSTSEWTIDVPRTGLDPRWAGPADGGRIDLVDAADVRKLGPELHARLARQQPGAVSRDERWWQVNTGVVRYGGSWDEPFYAVHRSPDGEVDGLVSYEADDKWEAKQPHDTADVNWLIAATPGAERALWQYLCSIDWITKVKTGWRAPDDLLPFFLPDPRAARLTTHADWLWVRLLDVVRALEARPYDGHEGGTGGRGLVLEVVDEAGFAGGRYRLEVSSQGVGSCTPGVRDAAELTLDVRELAALWLGDESAVRLVALGRVREERAGAARVADALLRTSRRPWCPDIF from the coding sequence ATGACCCCCCGTGCCGAGATCGACATACGCACCGTCAACGAGGACGGACTCCGGGAGTGGGTTCGGGCCCTGCGTACCGGGTTCCTCCGGTCGCCCGAGGTCACCGACGTGGACCTGGAGGCGAACCGCGGGGCGTTCCGGCCGGGGCGTTCCCTCGGCGCCTACGACGGCGAACGATGCGTGGCGACGTTCCGCTCGTTCCCGCAGGAACTGAGCGTCGGCGGCGGCGTGTCCGTCCCCGCCGACGCCATCTCGAACGTCACCGTGTCGCCGACCCACCGCCGCCGGGGCATCCTCACCCGCATGATGGCGCGGGACCTCGCCGCCGCGAAGGAGCGCGGGGACGTCGTCGCCACGCTGATCGCCGCCGAGTACCCGATCTACGGACGTTACGGCTTCGGGCCCGCCACCTCGACCTCCGAGTGGACGATCGACGTCCCGCGCACCGGTCTCGACCCCCGCTGGGCGGGCCCTGCGGACGGCGGCCGTATCGACCTCGTCGACGCGGCGGACGTACGCAAGCTGGGGCCCGAGCTGCACGCGCGGCTCGCCAGGCAGCAGCCGGGTGCCGTCAGCCGTGACGAGCGCTGGTGGCAGGTCAACACCGGCGTGGTGCGGTACGGGGGGTCCTGGGACGAGCCCTTCTACGCCGTCCACCGGTCGCCGGACGGGGAGGTCGACGGGCTTGTCTCGTACGAGGCCGACGACAAGTGGGAAGCCAAGCAGCCGCACGACACCGCCGACGTCAACTGGCTGATCGCCGCGACGCCGGGCGCCGAGCGTGCCCTGTGGCAGTACCTCTGCTCGATCGACTGGATCACGAAGGTCAAGACCGGCTGGCGCGCCCCGGACGACCTGCTCCCCTTCTTCCTGCCGGACCCGCGGGCGGCCAGGCTCACCACGCACGCGGACTGGTTGTGGGTGCGGCTCCTGGATGTCGTACGGGCCTTGGAGGCGCGTCCGTACGACGGCCACGAAGGGGGTACGGGCGGTCGAGGCCTCGTCCTGGAGGTCGTCGACGAGGCAGGGTTCGCCGGGGGACGGTACCGGCTGGAGGTGTCGTCGCAGGGCGTCGGATCGTGCACGCCCGGTGTTCGTGACGCTGCTGAACTCACCTTGGATGTACGGGAGTTGGCGGCGCTGTGGCTCGGTGACGAGTCGGCGGTGCGGCTGGTCGCGCTGGGCAGGGTGCGGGAGGAACGAGCGGGCGCCGCCCGTGTGGCCGACGCCCTGCTGCGTACGTCCAGGCGGCCGTGGTGCCCGGACATCTTCTGA
- a CDS encoding HAD family hydrolase — protein MTSDTTQTELATEDDSVIDDLREAVARARVVLWDFDGPICALFAGHSAQRVAIDLVEWLEGRGLHGLLTEEERESLDPHVVLRAVDRRHPGSDLVDELEKRLTQEELRATSLAMPTPYADPLIRTWAAVGSRLAVATNNSPLVVREYLASRGLTACFTPHIYGRTQELSHLKPHPHCLNQALNAMGAAPASALMIGDTPSDYLAAREAGVPFLGYARNEPKEKLLRDAGAEVIVGSLEPVLKLLRGQA, from the coding sequence GTGACTTCAGATACGACACAGACCGAACTGGCGACCGAGGACGACTCCGTGATCGACGACCTGCGGGAAGCGGTCGCCCGCGCGCGCGTCGTGCTCTGGGACTTCGACGGACCCATCTGCGCCCTGTTCGCCGGCCATTCGGCGCAACGCGTGGCGATCGACCTCGTCGAGTGGCTCGAAGGGCGGGGACTGCACGGTCTGTTGACGGAGGAGGAACGCGAGTCTCTGGATCCGCACGTCGTGCTGCGTGCCGTCGACCGCCGGCATCCGGGGAGTGACCTGGTGGACGAGCTGGAGAAACGTCTCACCCAGGAGGAACTCCGGGCCACGAGCCTGGCGATGCCCACCCCCTACGCCGATCCGCTGATCCGCACCTGGGCGGCGGTGGGCTCCCGGCTCGCGGTCGCCACGAACAACTCCCCGCTCGTCGTCCGCGAGTATCTGGCGAGCCGCGGTCTGACCGCGTGCTTCACCCCGCACATCTACGGCCGCACGCAGGAGCTGAGCCATCTCAAGCCCCACCCGCACTGTCTCAACCAGGCGCTGAACGCGATGGGGGCGGCTCCGGCGTCCGCGCTCATGATCGGCGACACCCCCTCGGACTACCTGGCCGCACGGGAGGCCGGTGTTCCGTTCCTCGGCTACGCGCGTAACGAACCCAAGGAGAAGCTGCTGCGGGACGCGGGTGCCGAGGTGATCGTGGGCTCGCTGGAGCCCGTACTGAAGCTGCTGCGCGGTCAGGCCTGA
- a CDS encoding phosphotransferase family protein, producing the protein MGAPPVPRSVTGECVGGGSPDAVEAFVARAAVAGKASSGHHNQNYVLPLTQDVARKVGLAVGTPVTVRIRREAALPVVIRTWRDEARILDAVHGVLPHVPECLLEGDGFTVHSYVEGVPLSSICGNGKPVDTLLMKALADLLAQMTQVRRGALPPLPQAWPRNLTDSQGFLRALAHLADRQIRRRNWPAFGGLFKALGIPEDALTRLAERVPAMTRRPHNLLHADLHRDNLIVSYDGDPPLICVDWELATYGDPLHDLATHLVRMQYPAYQWNDVIDAWAEAMRRVRPAAVRGLAKDLRHYVDFERAQSVFPDVMRAAQSLEDTFDQKSLDEATASVLGALEAAAGPLGLGSVPGSDEIERILFRRQASREDKKKTGRWRGADDVHWSPDDRVQEHPEFSRADVHRALLEEGAAPAHRVHKGTAHLNSVVWVAGVDFPVVVRRQVPKACRREFPSFLSEHAVLQAIERSSVAVAAPRVLALGRGYRAERFAVHTYAGRRDIDQPPSHPVNGLLPHEADALVDQLGALTGVDYHALDPAAGEGGFHGWLSEQLVILVRDLPRESQQLARVVGLPDADRLRQILSRHVVSEREPVLLHGDLNPWNLVRRDDSLVLTIIDWEMAVVGDPLYDLVRHMHLTPTRSEIRDRMFRRWESLLAPKYTDNWRRDWRVYRDIEIVRSAYIDLDRLVTGTGLDAPNVRRAVDSYAMTLASATAALGLPTRSTGNPYLALALS; encoded by the coding sequence GTGGGCGCACCCCCCGTTCCCCGTTCCGTGACAGGGGAGTGCGTCGGCGGTGGTTCGCCGGACGCCGTGGAGGCGTTCGTGGCACGCGCCGCGGTAGCGGGCAAGGCGAGCAGCGGCCACCACAACCAGAACTACGTCCTGCCCCTGACGCAGGACGTGGCGCGGAAGGTCGGCCTGGCGGTCGGTACGCCGGTCACCGTCCGGATCCGGCGCGAGGCGGCGCTGCCCGTGGTGATCCGCACCTGGCGGGACGAGGCGCGCATCCTCGACGCCGTGCACGGCGTGCTGCCGCATGTGCCGGAGTGCCTGCTGGAGGGGGACGGCTTCACTGTCCACAGCTATGTGGAAGGCGTGCCGCTCTCCAGCATCTGCGGCAACGGCAAGCCCGTCGACACCCTCCTCATGAAGGCGCTGGCCGACCTGCTGGCCCAGATGACCCAGGTGCGCCGAGGGGCTCTGCCGCCCCTGCCCCAGGCCTGGCCCCGCAACCTCACGGACAGTCAAGGTTTTCTGCGGGCGCTCGCCCATCTGGCCGACCGCCAGATCCGCCGACGCAACTGGCCCGCTTTCGGCGGGTTGTTCAAGGCGCTCGGCATCCCTGAGGACGCCCTCACCCGTTTGGCCGAACGGGTGCCGGCCATGACGCGGCGGCCCCACAACCTGCTCCACGCGGACCTGCACCGCGACAACCTGATCGTTTCCTACGACGGCGACCCGCCCCTCATCTGCGTCGACTGGGAACTGGCGACCTACGGCGATCCCCTCCACGACCTCGCGACGCACCTCGTGCGCATGCAGTACCCCGCGTACCAGTGGAACGACGTGATCGACGCCTGGGCGGAGGCCATGCGACGGGTCCGCCCCGCTGCCGTCAGGGGTCTGGCCAAGGACCTTCGCCACTACGTGGACTTCGAGCGGGCGCAGTCCGTCTTCCCGGACGTCATGCGGGCCGCGCAGTCCCTGGAGGACACGTTCGACCAGAAGAGCCTGGACGAGGCGACGGCGTCCGTGCTCGGCGCTCTGGAGGCGGCGGCGGGGCCGCTGGGGCTCGGCAGCGTGCCGGGCTCGGACGAGATCGAGCGCATCCTCTTCCGGCGGCAGGCATCGCGGGAGGACAAGAAGAAGACGGGCCGGTGGCGGGGCGCGGACGACGTCCACTGGTCGCCGGACGACCGGGTCCAGGAGCATCCCGAGTTCTCCCGCGCCGATGTGCACCGCGCGCTGCTGGAGGAGGGCGCGGCGCCGGCCCACCGGGTGCACAAGGGAACAGCGCACCTCAACTCGGTGGTCTGGGTCGCGGGGGTCGACTTTCCCGTGGTCGTCCGGCGTCAGGTGCCGAAGGCCTGCAGGCGCGAGTTCCCGAGCTTCCTCAGCGAACACGCCGTGCTCCAGGCCATCGAACGGTCGTCCGTCGCGGTGGCGGCGCCGAGGGTCCTCGCGCTGGGCCGCGGCTACCGGGCGGAACGCTTCGCCGTACACACGTACGCGGGTCGGCGCGACATCGACCAGCCGCCGAGCCATCCGGTGAACGGCCTGCTGCCGCACGAGGCGGACGCGCTCGTCGACCAGCTCGGCGCGCTGACGGGCGTGGACTACCACGCGCTCGACCCGGCGGCGGGCGAAGGCGGTTTCCACGGCTGGCTGAGTGAGCAACTCGTCATTCTGGTACGGGATTTGCCGAGGGAGTCGCAGCAGCTGGCGAGGGTGGTCGGGCTGCCCGACGCCGACCGGCTGCGGCAGATCCTGAGCCGGCACGTGGTGAGCGAACGCGAGCCGGTGCTGCTGCACGGTGACCTGAACCCGTGGAACCTCGTCCGTCGTGACGACTCCCTGGTGCTGACCATCATCGACTGGGAGATGGCGGTCGTCGGTGACCCGCTCTACGACCTGGTACGGCACATGCACCTCACGCCGACCCGGTCGGAGATCCGGGACCGCATGTTCCGGCGCTGGGAGAGCCTGTTGGCGCCGAAGTACACCGACAACTGGCGGCGGGACTGGCGCGTGTACCGGGACATCGAGATCGTCCGGTCCGCCTACATCGACCTGGACCGGCTGGTCACCGGCACCGGTCTGGACGCCCCGAACGTCCGCCGGGCGGTCGACTCGTACGCGATGACGCTCGCGTCGGCCACGGCCGCGCTCGGCCTGCCGACCCGGTCCACGGGGAATCCCTATCTGGCGCTCGCGCTGAGCTAG
- a CDS encoding DsrE family protein, producing the protein MAKKLVIKVTAGADAPERCSQAFTVAAVAVASGVEVSLWLTGESAWFALPGRAAEFELPHAAPLPDLIDSVLAAGRLTLCTQCAARRDITEKDVIEGVRIAGAQVFVQEAMTDGTQALVY; encoded by the coding sequence ATGGCGAAGAAGCTCGTGATCAAGGTGACAGCTGGGGCCGACGCCCCCGAGCGCTGCTCGCAGGCGTTCACGGTGGCGGCGGTGGCCGTGGCCAGTGGGGTCGAGGTGTCCCTGTGGCTGACCGGGGAGTCGGCGTGGTTCGCCCTGCCGGGCCGGGCCGCCGAGTTCGAGCTGCCGCACGCGGCGCCGCTGCCCGACCTGATCGACTCGGTCCTCGCGGCGGGCCGCCTCACCCTGTGCACACAGTGCGCGGCACGGCGGGACATCACGGAGAAGGACGTCATCGAGGGCGTACGGATCGCGGGCGCCCAGGTGTTCGTCCAGGAGGCGATGACGGACGGGACGCAGGCGCTCGTCTACTGA
- a CDS encoding Fur family transcriptional regulator — MVSTDWKSDLRQRGYRLTPQRQLVLEAVDTLEHATPDDILVEVRKTASGVNISTVYRTLELLEELRLVSHAHLGHGAPTYHLADRHHHIHLVCRDCDNVIETDVAVAADFTAKLREDFGFETDMKHFAIFGRCKDCSAKSSDDVKDLKASTTES, encoded by the coding sequence GTGGTGAGCACCGACTGGAAAAGTGATCTGCGACAGCGCGGTTACCGGCTGACCCCGCAGCGCCAGCTTGTCCTCGAAGCCGTGGACACCCTTGAGCACGCGACACCCGACGACATCCTCGTGGAAGTGCGGAAGACGGCGTCGGGGGTCAACATCTCCACGGTCTACCGGACCCTGGAGCTGCTGGAGGAGCTGCGGCTGGTCAGCCATGCCCACCTCGGGCACGGTGCGCCCACGTACCACCTGGCCGACCGGCACCACCACATCCATCTCGTCTGCCGCGACTGCGACAACGTGATCGAGACGGATGTCGCCGTCGCCGCCGACTTCACCGCCAAGCTGCGTGAGGACTTCGGGTTCGAGACCGACATGAAGCACTTCGCGATCTTCGGCCGCTGCAAGGACTGCTCGGCCAAGAGCAGCGACGACGTCAAGGACCTCAAGGCTTCAACTACCGAGTCGTAA
- a CDS encoding FABP family protein, whose product MIEIPSDLHKDLVPLVFLLGEWAGAGVYDFPGDEKCNFGQEVTFTHDGRDFLEYHSHSWVLDADGNKVRPLESESGYWRIDADRKVEVVMVRQDGVVEVWYGELAAKKPQIDIVTDAVARTAASGPYTGGKRLYGYVHSDLMWVGEKQTPDVELRPYMSAHLKKVVTPDDVERWAKALPDDMPDDGIAFFK is encoded by the coding sequence ATGATCGAGATCCCGTCCGACCTGCACAAGGACCTTGTGCCTCTCGTCTTCCTGCTCGGCGAGTGGGCCGGCGCGGGGGTCTATGACTTCCCCGGTGACGAGAAGTGCAACTTCGGGCAGGAGGTCACCTTCACGCACGACGGACGTGACTTCCTGGAGTACCACTCCCACTCGTGGGTGCTGGACGCCGACGGCAACAAGGTCAGGCCCCTGGAGTCCGAGTCCGGCTACTGGCGCATCGACGCCGACCGCAAGGTCGAGGTCGTCATGGTCCGCCAGGACGGCGTCGTCGAGGTCTGGTACGGCGAGCTGGCCGCCAAGAAGCCGCAGATCGACATCGTGACCGACGCCGTGGCACGGACGGCGGCCTCGGGGCCGTACACCGGCGGCAAGCGGCTCTACGGGTACGTGCACAGCGACCTGATGTGGGTCGGCGAGAAGCAGACCCCGGACGTCGAGCTGCGCCCGTACATGTCGGCGCACCTGAAGAAGGTCGTCACCCCGGACGACGTCGAACGCTGGGCGAAGGCCCTGCCGGACGACATGCCGGACGACGGGATCGCATTCTTCAAGTAG